The sequence below is a genomic window from Candidatus Rokuibacteriota bacterium.
TTCCCCGGTTTCCCCATGACGGCTTCCGTCACCCCGGGTTCTTCCATCCCGACCGGCCGGTCTTCCATCGGGGGTGGGTCTTCCTGCCGGGCCGCTGGGGGTGCGAGTGGATCTGGGTCGGGGGTCGGTGGAACTGCCGCCCGGTCTGGATGGAGGGGGGCTGGATCTGGTGGGGTCACCCCTGACCTCGGGGCTCAGGCTGCTTCCCGGCGCTCTCCCCGCAGGAACGTAGCCCGATGGTACGGCTTTCGAACTCACCTCCGTTGGCTCCGCCGGCGATCAAGACGCGACGCGACTATCCGTGAGGACTGGTTTCAGAAAGGGGCCGAAATGCCTAGGCTGCGGGTGAAGCCCCCGGTGGCGGCCTAACCATTTATTTTCCCATAATATTCCGGCTCACCTCGTCTAGCCCCCCTCTTTTGCAGGCGGAGCTCATCCCGGGGCCGGGGCAAGATGCAGCTTCTCTTTCCCAGCGAATCCTGCTGTAGACGCCTCCTTGAAGGCTCTAATTCTAAATGGAATCTGGGCGGCCTGCGGTGAGGGGCCGCGACGAGCCGCCTTCGGGACGTGAGTGGCAAGGGCCCCGAACGGCCTTCATGCGCGGGGGAACGGGAGGGTAGACCTGGGTGGGGCTCCTCGGCAGATGTAGCTCAGGGGGGCGCCAGATTGCGCCAGGACTCCCTCACACTCCCTCACCCTTTCCCTTGACAATGGCACCCGTTCCGGCTAGCGTCAGCCGCCTACCACATCACATCTACGCTCTGGGGTGCAGACTATGCCTCTGCATTGGGGGTCTGCACTACAACTTGGCCCCCTTGTAGGCCATGCCGATGGCTGGCAAATGGCGATTGCGCTTCCGGGACCCTCTATCAGCAGCTGGGAGTCCGGGATCATCCCTGATATGGGAAATCCCGGTTCAGCAATATGGGGAATTCTAGCTAGTTCATTCGCAACACCTCGCCGGTTTAACGCGGCGCACAAGGAGTAGGGCCATGTAGAGGCTGCTTTTCTTAGCCTTTTGTCTCGTTGCCGCCGTCGTCTTTACAGGCATTGCGTATGCGGCAGCCGGGGGCACGTCCTCGGGCCTCCCTACGGCAACGAAGCTTTACATCGTGAAAAGCTACGGCGGGTTCCCCCTCATCTTCGAGCGTAACCAGAGATTGACGGACGAGCGAGTCAAGTTCCTCGCAAGGGGCCGGGGCTATGCGCTCTTTTTGACGCCAACCGAGGTGGTCCTCTCCTTGGCCAACCCGGAGCCTCGACCCGGGGCAGAGAAATCAGCAACGCTCGGTCTGCATAACCGGCAGAAGTCCAATACGGCGGTCCTGCGGATGCAGCTCGTCGGAGCGAACCCGCACCCGGCCATCACTGGGCTGGACCAGCTTCCCGGCAAGGTTAACTACTTCATCGGCAACGACCCGAAAAGGTGGCGTACAAACATTCCCACCTACACGAAAGTCAAATACGAGGAGATCTATCCTGGTGTGGATCTCGTCTACTACGGCAACCAGAGGCAGTTAGAATACGACTTCGTTGTCGCCCCGGGCGCTGCCCCCAAGGCCATCACCCTTAGCTTCGAGGGAGCCGACAAGCTTGAAGTTGATGCGCACGGCGACCTGGTGCTGCAGGCGGCTGGCGCCGAGATTCGCCTGCGCAAACCCGTCATTTACCAGGAGGTGGGTAGCACCAGGCAGGAAATCACAGGCGGCTACGTGCTCAAGGGCGAGCATCAGGTCAGCTTTCAGGTAGGCCATTACGATGCGACCAGACGCCTTGTGATTGACCCGATCTTAAGCTATTCGACTTATGTCGGCGGCAGCGACGCGGACGAAGGGCGCGGCATCGCCGTGGACGCCTCGGGCAACGCCTACGTGGTGGGCCAGACCCAGTCGAGCAATTTCCCGACGTTCCCGACGACCTCACCG
It includes:
- a CDS encoding SBBP repeat-containing protein; this encodes MKSYGGFPLIFERNQRLTDERVKFLARGRGYALFLTPTEVVLSLANPEPRPGAEKSATLGLHNRQKSNTAVLRMQLVGANPHPAITGLDQLPGKVNYFIGNDPKRWRTNIPTYTKVKYEEIYPGVDLVYYGNQRQLEYDFVVAPGAAPKAITLSFEGADKLEVDAHGDLVLQAAGAEIRLRKPVIYQEVGSTRQEITGGYVLKGEHQVSFQVGHYDATRRLVIDPILSYSTYVGGSDADEGRGIAVDASGNAYVVGQTQSSNFPTFPTTSPLPFDPSFNGGSSDAFVAKLNSTGTALVYSTFLGGSGFEFADGIAVDASGNAYVVGETGSTDFPTTPGAFDDSFNGGTDAFVAKLNSTGTALLYSTFLGGGTVDKGHSIAVDGSGNAYVTGETGSTDFP